The following coding sequences lie in one Flavobacterium sp. 20NA77.7 genomic window:
- a CDS encoding N-acetylglucosamine kinase, which produces MKLLVDSGSTKADWIAIDDNGKVLFTTQSLGLNPEVLTKEEIISRLEDKFDISHNKAKTTHLYFYGAGCGTDRMKNFLTTVFEAYFTNAKVSVYEDTYAAVYATTPKNEQAIVCILGTGSNCSYFDGTVLHQKVQSLGYIAMDDCSGNRFGRHLIRGYYFNKMPQNLALEFEKEFDVEPDAVKQNLYKEPNPNAYLATFAEFLIRHKDDAFCQAFIKEEMVSFVENYIMQYENCKEVPVHFVGSIAFYLKDELEKTLNEYGIKLGNVLRRPIDGLIEYHILNK; this is translated from the coding sequence ATGAAATTACTTGTAGATAGTGGTTCCACTAAAGCAGACTGGATTGCCATAGATGATAATGGTAAAGTTCTTTTTACCACACAATCTTTAGGTTTAAATCCTGAAGTGTTGACGAAAGAAGAAATCATATCTCGTTTAGAAGATAAATTTGATATTTCTCATAATAAGGCAAAAACGACACATTTGTATTTCTATGGAGCAGGTTGTGGTACGGACAGAATGAAAAATTTCTTAACTACTGTTTTTGAAGCCTATTTTACAAATGCAAAAGTTTCGGTTTATGAAGATACTTATGCAGCAGTATATGCTACAACACCCAAAAATGAACAAGCAATTGTGTGTATTTTAGGAACAGGTTCAAACTGTAGTTATTTTGATGGAACTGTTTTGCATCAAAAAGTACAATCATTAGGTTATATTGCTATGGATGATTGTAGTGGTAATCGTTTTGGGCGTCATTTAATTAGAGGATATTATTTCAATAAAATGCCTCAAAATTTGGCCTTAGAATTTGAAAAAGAGTTTGATGTGGAGCCTGATGCTGTAAAGCAAAACTTGTATAAAGAACCTAATCCAAATGCTTATTTAGCTACATTTGCCGAATTTTTAATAAGACACAAAGACGATGCTTTTTGTCAAGCGTTTATTAAAGAAGAAATGGTTTCTTTTGTAGAAAATTATATTATGCAATATGAAAATTGTAAAGAAGTACCTGTCCATTTTGTTGGTTCGATAGCGTTTTATTTAAAAGATGAATTAGAAAAAACATTAAATGAATACGGAATTAAATTAGGCAATGTACTAAGAAGACCTATTGATGGTTTGATAGAATACCACATTCTAAATAAATAG
- a CDS encoding ATP-dependent DNA helicase encodes MSPAQFFRLVLEKFPFEPTAPQAVFFEKVAHYLLATKQDELFVLKGFAGTGKTTVISALVNHLQYINQKYVLLAPTGRAAKVMASYAEKQAYTIHKRIYFPKKNKNGGMGFVLQANKFKNTVFIVDEASMIGDSQSENTMYVNGSLLDDLLFYVDAGQNCKLILVGDTAQLPPIQSDVSPALNSDSLALHYNKNIIEIELDEVMRQAEKSGILYNATELRGLLKLNFFTDFQFKIKGFNDIVRLQDGYDIEDAIHQAYANFSIEDTAFIVRSNKRANQYNQQIRSKILGKESELATGDFLMVVKNNYFWLKETSEAGFIANGDIIEVLAIRSIKELYGFKFAGVTIRMVDYPNELPFETLLLLDTLTSESPSLTYEESNKLYQEVLQDYEEERQQYRKLLKVKSNPYFNALQVKFSYAITCHKSQGGQWCTVFIEQPYLPDGIDREYVRWLYTAVTRAQNKLYLIGFKDDFFES; translated from the coding sequence ATGTCACCAGCACAATTCTTTCGTTTAGTACTTGAAAAATTTCCCTTTGAGCCCACTGCGCCTCAAGCTGTTTTTTTTGAAAAAGTAGCACATTATTTGCTAGCCACAAAACAAGATGAATTATTTGTTTTAAAAGGTTTTGCAGGGACAGGAAAAACAACAGTTATATCTGCATTAGTTAATCATCTTCAATATATTAATCAAAAATATGTTTTATTAGCACCGACAGGTCGTGCGGCGAAAGTAATGGCGAGTTATGCCGAAAAACAAGCGTATACCATACACAAACGCATCTACTTTCCAAAAAAAAATAAAAATGGCGGAATGGGATTTGTTTTACAAGCAAACAAATTTAAAAATACTGTTTTTATTGTGGATGAAGCATCTATGATAGGTGATTCACAATCGGAAAATACTATGTATGTAAACGGTTCGCTTTTAGATGATTTATTGTTTTATGTTGATGCGGGGCAAAATTGCAAATTAATTTTAGTGGGTGATACTGCCCAATTACCACCTATTCAATCCGATGTGAGTCCTGCCTTAAATAGTGATTCATTGGCCTTACATTACAATAAGAATATCATTGAAATCGAATTGGATGAAGTCATGCGTCAAGCCGAAAAATCGGGAATTTTATATAATGCAACCGAATTAAGAGGATTGTTAAAACTTAACTTTTTTACAGATTTTCAATTTAAAATAAAAGGATTCAACGATATTGTTAGGCTTCAAGATGGGTATGATATTGAAGATGCTATACATCAAGCGTATGCTAATTTTAGCATAGAAGATACAGCGTTTATTGTGCGTTCAAATAAAAGAGCCAATCAATATAATCAGCAAATTAGGTCAAAAATATTAGGAAAAGAAAGTGAACTTGCTACAGGTGATTTTTTGATGGTAGTTAAAAATAATTATTTTTGGCTTAAGGAAACTTCTGAAGCGGGATTTATTGCAAATGGAGATATTATTGAAGTTTTAGCCATTCGTTCAATTAAGGAATTATATGGTTTCAAATTTGCAGGCGTGACCATTAGAATGGTAGATTATCCAAATGAATTACCTTTTGAAACTTTACTATTATTAGATACTTTAACTAGCGAATCACCTTCTTTAACGTATGAAGAATCAAATAAGTTATACCAAGAAGTACTTCAAGACTATGAAGAGGAACGCCAGCAATATAGAAAATTATTAAAAGTGAAGTCAAACCCTTATTTTAATGCCTTACAGGTTAAATTTTCATATGCTATTACATGTCATAAATCGCAAGGGGGACAATGGTGTACTGTATTTATAGAACAGCCGTATCTTCCAGATGGTATAGACAGAGAATATGTTAGATGGTTATACACAGCGGTTACACGTGCTCAAAACAAATTGTATTTAATAGGTTTTAAAGATGATTTTTTTGAAAGTTAA
- a CDS encoding spermidine synthase encodes MIKKILSYLYPIVLHKENSTTSNVLEVTLYNGKLLLDSKRTNYSYGALQKVLRKGLLLIGKERIQQMNNILLLGVAGGSVAKTLVNEFNYTKKITGVEIDANILQIANVYFGLNKIENFNCIIADAQQFIHDSTEKFDLIIIDVFNDDKMPAFLFEKSFVEDCQSALDKMGYILFNTMLQADEKEKFLNQYKSYFTKDRYEIIHLKNVEKHNDLLAINSF; translated from the coding sequence ATGATAAAAAAAATTCTAAGTTACCTCTATCCTATTGTGTTGCACAAAGAAAATTCGACTACAAGTAACGTTCTTGAAGTAACACTATATAATGGGAAATTACTATTAGACAGCAAACGTACTAATTACTCGTACGGTGCTTTACAAAAAGTTTTACGAAAAGGGCTTCTTTTGATAGGTAAAGAAAGAATTCAGCAAATGAATAATATACTCCTTTTAGGCGTTGCAGGTGGAAGCGTGGCAAAAACATTAGTAAATGAATTTAATTATACAAAGAAAATCACAGGAGTTGAAATAGATGCCAATATTTTACAAATTGCAAATGTTTATTTTGGGTTAAATAAAATTGAAAATTTCAATTGTATTATTGCCGATGCGCAACAATTTATTCACGATTCTACAGAAAAATTTGATTTAATCATCATAGATGTTTTTAATGATGATAAAATGCCCGCCTTTCTATTTGAAAAATCATTTGTGGAAGATTGCCAAAGTGCTCTTGATAAAATGGGCTATATTCTTTTTAACACGATGCTACAAGCTGATGAAAAAGAAAAGTTTTTAAATCAATATAAATCCTATTTCACTAAAGATAGATATGAGATAATACATTTAAAAAATGTCGAAAAACACAATGATTTATTGGCTATAAATTCTTTTTAA
- a CDS encoding methylglyoxal synthase, with amino-acid sequence MNKKFEIAVIAHDGKKADLVQFLNKNSAILHQENIKIIATGTTGGKAEAAGIKVKKMLSGPLGGDAQIAARVAEGKCKMVLFFKDPMSSHPHEPDINMLIRICDVHNVPLATNEATAQLLLNALTLD; translated from the coding sequence ATGAATAAGAAATTTGAAATCGCTGTAATCGCTCATGATGGCAAAAAAGCAGATTTGGTTCAGTTTTTAAATAAGAACAGTGCAATACTCCATCAAGAAAACATTAAAATAATCGCCACAGGTACAACAGGCGGTAAAGCTGAAGCTGCTGGAATCAAAGTTAAAAAAATGTTGAGTGGTCCTTTAGGTGGTGACGCACAGATTGCGGCTAGAGTAGCAGAAGGAAAATGTAAAATGGTGCTATTCTTTAAAGACCCTATGAGTAGTCACCCACATGAGCCAGATATTAATATGCTTATTCGTATTTGTGACGTGCATAATGTACCACTTGCGACCAATGAAGCCACTGCTCAACTTTTATTAAATGCATTAACGTTAGATTAA
- a CDS encoding YitT family protein, whose product MKAILKQVLVKTILRNKKPENLRTNNFSEYQFAKAYRILLIVMKRAGKDFFLVALGILSAAFGFKGFLLTNNFIDGGATGISLLISALTRIPLPLLILLVNIPFVILGYKVVGKIFAIKTALAITGLSVCLATLTFPNVTNDNLLVAVFGGFFLGAGIGFAVRGGAVIDGTEVLAIYLSKKFGTTIGDIIILINVIIFSTAAYFLGMEIALYSMITYLSASKTLDFIVEGIDEYIGVTIIASNSVEIRRMIIETMGRGVTVYSGKKGYGKKGETKNTEIIYTVITRLEINRLNIEIEKIEPDAFIVMNSVKDTKGGMIKKRPLH is encoded by the coding sequence ATGAAAGCAATTTTAAAACAAGTTCTAGTTAAAACCATTCTAAGAAATAAAAAACCTGAAAATCTAAGAACGAACAATTTTTCAGAATATCAATTTGCTAAGGCTTACCGAATCTTATTAATTGTTATGAAACGTGCTGGAAAAGATTTTTTCTTAGTTGCGCTTGGTATTTTATCTGCTGCCTTTGGATTTAAAGGTTTTTTATTGACTAATAATTTTATTGATGGCGGTGCAACAGGTATTTCTTTGTTAATTTCAGCTTTAACACGTATTCCATTACCGCTATTAATTCTTTTAGTTAATATTCCTTTTGTAATTCTTGGATATAAAGTTGTAGGTAAAATATTTGCTATTAAAACAGCTTTAGCCATAACAGGTTTATCAGTATGTTTAGCAACACTAACATTTCCCAATGTAACAAATGATAATTTATTAGTAGCTGTTTTTGGTGGTTTTTTTCTTGGAGCAGGAATTGGCTTTGCGGTAAGAGGTGGTGCTGTAATTGATGGAACAGAAGTATTGGCAATTTATTTAAGTAAAAAATTTGGTACCACTATTGGAGATATAATAATTTTAATAAATGTAATAATTTTTTCAACTGCAGCCTATTTTTTGGGCATGGAAATAGCATTGTATTCTATGATAACTTATTTGTCGGCATCAAAAACACTAGACTTTATTGTAGAAGGTATTGATGAGTACATTGGGGTAACTATTATTGCTTCAAATAGTGTAGAAATTAGAAGAATGATAATAGAAACGATGGGACGGGGTGTAACGGTTTATAGCGGAAAAAAAGGATATGGAAAAAAAGGAGAGACAAAAAACACTGAAATTATTTATACAGTAATTACACGATTAGAGATAAATCGACTAAATATCGAAATTGAAAAAATAGAACCAGATGCTTTTATAGTAATGAATAGTGTGAAAGATACAAAGGGAGGTATGATTAAAAAGCGTCCTTTGCATTAA
- the nhaA gene encoding Na+/H+ antiporter NhaA — protein MLRTKIFKNFFESEKIGGLILILCTIISLLVANSSFGTSYHHFWAAPVFGQTLEYWINDGLMTVFFLLIGLELEREIYQGELSNIKDALLPIFAAIGGMLIPAGIYLFFNWGTITQSGAGIPMATDIAFALGVLSLLGNRVPVSLKIFLTALAVIDDLGAILVIAFFYTKTILWTNLLIALALFIGLFILGKYFKVRNLIPYLIGGVAMWYFMLHSGIHATITGVLLAFAIPFGKGEKKSTSYILQHALHKPVAFVILPIFALANTAIAFNGNIEEILVATSSIGIALGLIIGKPLGIFLLTLVAVKLRFCRLPEGLNWKTIVGVGFLGGIGFTMSIFITLLAFENEMLITHAKLIIMLASLLAGSLGYVFLKIVLKNKPVDNNE, from the coding sequence ATGCTACGAACTAAAATTTTTAAAAACTTTTTTGAGAGCGAAAAAATAGGAGGATTAATTTTAATTTTGTGTACAATAATCTCTTTACTAGTAGCTAATTCATCTTTTGGTACTAGTTATCATCATTTTTGGGCGGCTCCTGTTTTTGGCCAAACTCTAGAATATTGGATAAATGATGGACTCATGACTGTTTTTTTCTTACTTATTGGTTTAGAATTAGAACGTGAAATCTATCAAGGTGAATTATCAAATATAAAAGATGCTTTATTGCCCATTTTTGCAGCAATAGGAGGTATGTTAATTCCCGCAGGAATTTATTTGTTTTTTAATTGGGGTACAATTACACAATCTGGTGCTGGAATACCTATGGCTACAGATATAGCTTTTGCATTAGGTGTGTTATCTTTATTAGGAAATAGGGTGCCCGTATCGTTAAAAATATTTTTGACAGCTTTAGCAGTAATAGATGATTTAGGTGCCATTTTGGTTATCGCATTTTTTTACACTAAAACAATACTCTGGACAAATTTACTAATTGCACTAGCACTATTTATAGGCTTATTTATTTTAGGAAAATATTTTAAAGTTAGAAATTTAATTCCATATTTAATAGGAGGTGTTGCAATGTGGTATTTCATGTTGCATTCAGGTATTCATGCCACTATTACAGGTGTACTTTTAGCTTTTGCTATACCTTTTGGAAAGGGAGAAAAAAAATCAACTTCTTATATATTGCAACATGCATTACATAAACCTGTGGCTTTTGTAATACTTCCCATTTTTGCATTAGCAAATACAGCTATAGCGTTTAATGGTAATATAGAAGAAATTCTAGTTGCTACATCTAGTATTGGTATTGCATTAGGTTTGATTATTGGTAAGCCACTAGGAATATTTTTACTGACACTTGTCGCTGTTAAACTTCGATTTTGTAGATTACCAGAAGGGTTAAATTGGAAAACTATTGTTGGAGTAGGATTTTTAGGAGGTATTGGCTTTACAATGTCTATTTTTATTACGTTATTGGCTTTTGAAAATGAAATGCTTATTACTCATGCAAAATTAATCATTATGTTAGCGTCATTACTGGCAGGTAGTTTGGGATATGTCTTTTTAAAAATAGTATTAAAAAATAAACCCGTTGATAACAATGAATAA
- the rsmD gene encoding 16S rRNA (guanine(966)-N(2))-methyltransferase RsmD has protein sequence MRIISGKFKGRRLQAPKNLPVRPTTDMAKEALFNILNNHFNFSELKILDLFAGTGNISYEFASRGSAPILCIDADFGCVNYIKKIANELDFDITAIKSDVFKFLEKNNSTYDLIFADPPYHLEQKDFEKIVQLTFENELLDEVGMLIVEHSKDTKLDHLGYFSFVRTYGGTAFSFFEYENDEEEDE, from the coding sequence ATGAGAATAATTTCTGGAAAATTTAAAGGAAGAAGATTACAAGCGCCTAAAAACCTACCTGTAAGACCTACAACAGATATGGCTAAAGAAGCCTTATTCAACATATTAAATAACCATTTTAATTTTTCGGAATTAAAAATATTAGATTTATTCGCGGGTACAGGAAATATTAGCTACGAGTTTGCCTCAAGAGGCTCCGCTCCTATTTTGTGTATTGATGCAGATTTTGGCTGTGTAAACTATATTAAAAAAATAGCAAATGAATTAGATTTTGATATAACAGCTATAAAAAGTGATGTATTTAAGTTTTTAGAAAAAAACAATAGTACGTATGATCTTATTTTTGCTGACCCTCCCTATCATTTAGAACAAAAAGATTTTGAAAAAATTGTTCAATTGACATTTGAAAATGAATTATTAGATGAAGTGGGTATGTTAATAGTTGAACATTCAAAAGATACAAAATTAGATCATTTAGGCTATTTTTCATTCGTTCGAACGTATGGTGGTACTGCTTTTTCATTCTTTGAATATGAAAATGATGAGGAAGAAGACGAATAA
- a CDS encoding 1-acyl-sn-glycerol-3-phosphate acyltransferase: MKQKIYQFIFFKLMGWKQEGSFDKTLKKCVFIVVPHTSWYDFIIGVFTRGVLGIEINWVGKKELFVWPFKYYFSWMGGAPLNRQKNENKVDSIAKIFKTKNTFRLAIAPEGTRKKVTQWRSGFYYIALQAQVPIVPVAFDWGTKTIKVFQPFHPSGNFNEDIKILEKLYSGTVGKKKEYSFIPN; the protein is encoded by the coding sequence ATGAAACAAAAAATATATCAGTTCATTTTTTTTAAGTTAATGGGTTGGAAACAAGAAGGAAGTTTTGATAAAACTCTAAAAAAGTGTGTTTTTATTGTGGTGCCGCATACAAGTTGGTACGATTTTATAATAGGTGTTTTTACAAGAGGTGTTTTAGGTATTGAAATCAACTGGGTAGGAAAGAAGGAATTGTTTGTTTGGCCATTTAAGTATTATTTTTCATGGATGGGTGGTGCGCCTTTGAACCGACAAAAAAATGAAAACAAAGTTGACTCTATTGCTAAAATTTTTAAAACCAAAAATACATTTCGATTAGCTATTGCACCAGAGGGAACTCGTAAAAAAGTTACACAATGGCGATCAGGATTTTATTATATAGCCCTTCAGGCACAGGTGCCTATAGTTCCAGTAGCTTTTGACTGGGGAACAAAAACGATTAAAGTATTTCAGCCATTTCATCCTTCTGGTAATTTCAATGAAGATATTAAAATACTCGAGAAACTTTATTCAGGTACTGTAGGTAAAAAGAAAGAATATAGTTTTATTCCTAACTAA
- the kdsB gene encoding 3-deoxy-manno-octulosonate cytidylyltransferase, whose translation MKIIAVIPARYASTRFPAKLMQDLGGKTVILRTYEAAIATALFDDVFVVTDSEVIYDEIVNHGGKAIRSQKNHESGSDRIAEAVENMDVDIVVNVQGDEPFIDKKPLEQLLAIFKEDVSKQVDLASLMYQITTKEEINNPNNVKVIVDQKGFALYFSRAVIPFPREENVGVRYMKHIGIYAFRKEALLDFYKLPMLSLEASEKLEQLRYLEYGKRIKMVETSHVSIGIDTPEDLEKAKAFLIS comes from the coding sequence ATGAAAATAATAGCTGTTATTCCTGCTCGTTATGCCTCTACCAGATTTCCTGCAAAATTAATGCAAGATTTAGGTGGTAAAACAGTTATTTTAAGAACTTATGAAGCGGCTATAGCCACAGCTCTTTTTGATGATGTTTTTGTGGTTACTGATTCGGAAGTGATTTATGATGAAATAGTTAATCATGGTGGAAAGGCAATCAGAAGTCAAAAAAATCACGAAAGTGGTAGCGATAGAATTGCCGAAGCAGTTGAAAATATGGATGTTGACATTGTGGTAAATGTACAAGGAGATGAGCCATTTATTGACAAAAAACCGTTAGAACAATTACTAGCTATTTTTAAAGAAGATGTATCTAAACAAGTAGATTTAGCCTCTTTAATGTATCAAATTACTACTAAAGAAGAAATAAACAATCCGAATAATGTAAAAGTTATTGTAGATCAAAAAGGATTTGCCTTATATTTCTCAAGAGCTGTTATTCCTTTCCCACGGGAAGAAAACGTAGGAGTGCGTTACATGAAACATATCGGGATATATGCTTTTAGAAAAGAAGCTTTATTAGATTTTTATAAATTACCCATGTTGTCTTTAGAAGCTTCAGAAAAACTAGAACAATTACGCTATTTAGAGTATGGCAAACGTATTAAAATGGTAGAAACCAGCCATGTAAGTATAGGTATTGATACACCTGAAGATTTAGAAAAGGCAAAAGCATTTTTAATTAGTTAA
- a CDS encoding DUF3822 family protein — translation MHSDITQKTYKKLSFEVAPHALSFCVTDLVSNKIVTHKSFEVNVNEVMEEAFWKIFVEHPILAEKYDEIVVVHNSNLNTFVPTSLFDPLQLGSYLQYNSKVFETDYFAYDYLDTYELNNVFIPYTAINNYLLDHYDTFDFKNYNSIFVKKALDFSKNKDYKQVWVHFQKDRFEIVVTKNQQLLLFNTFTYKTLEDFIYYVLFTYEQLQLNPEAVPLQFIGEIDTESSYFKIAYKYIRNCSILDVTHLTHAFGTTEKELLKHFILFHS, via the coding sequence ATGCATTCAGATATTACACAAAAAACATACAAAAAGTTAAGTTTTGAGGTTGCTCCTCATGCATTGTCTTTTTGCGTAACAGACTTAGTTAGCAATAAAATTGTTACACATAAAAGTTTTGAAGTAAATGTGAATGAAGTCATGGAAGAAGCTTTTTGGAAAATTTTTGTAGAGCATCCTATTCTTGCTGAAAAATATGATGAAATTGTAGTTGTACACAACTCTAATCTAAATACATTTGTTCCTACCTCTCTATTTGATCCTTTGCAGTTGGGAAGTTATTTACAATATAATTCTAAAGTATTTGAAACAGATTATTTTGCTTACGACTATTTAGATACGTATGAATTAAATAATGTTTTTATTCCTTACACGGCTATAAACAACTACCTATTAGATCATTATGATACCTTTGATTTTAAAAATTATAATTCTATTTTTGTAAAAAAGGCATTAGACTTTTCAAAAAACAAAGATTACAAACAAGTCTGGGTTCATTTTCAAAAAGATAGATTTGAAATTGTTGTAACAAAAAACCAACAACTTTTACTTTTTAATACGTTTACCTATAAAACTTTAGAAGATTTTATTTATTATGTGTTGTTTACTTACGAACAATTACAACTAAATCCAGAAGCCGTTCCTTTACAATTTATAGGTGAAATAGATACAGAAAGTAGTTATTTTAAAATTGCTTACAAGTATATTAGAAACTGTTCTATTCTTGATGTTACGCATTTAACCCATGCTTTTGGCACTACCGAAAAGGAATTATTAAAGCATTTTATACTATTCCATTCATGA
- a CDS encoding helix-turn-helix domain-containing protein has protein sequence MMNTEDFIKRLEHVLEYYGLTASSFADKINVQRSSISHLLSGRNKPSLDFILKVLEQFPEIDLLWFLNGVGVFPNTSKSQSSNSTEIKAENKNIPEQINLFDENRIEEENRVVENKFQKKSNTPILEQVSPTSEIEKIIVFYKDGTFKSYTEK, from the coding sequence ATTATGAATACAGAAGATTTCATCAAACGCTTAGAACATGTATTAGAGTATTATGGATTAACAGCCTCTTCATTTGCCGATAAGATTAATGTGCAACGATCTAGTATTTCTCACCTACTCTCTGGGAGAAATAAACCAAGCTTAGATTTTATTCTTAAAGTTTTAGAACAGTTTCCCGAAATTGATTTACTGTGGTTTTTAAATGGTGTGGGTGTATTTCCTAATACAAGTAAATCACAATCGTCAAATTCAACCGAAATAAAAGCAGAAAATAAAAATATACCCGAACAAATTAATCTGTTCGATGAAAATAGAATAGAGGAAGAAAATCGAGTAGTTGAAAATAAATTTCAAAAAAAATCAAATACGCCCATTTTAGAGCAAGTATCTCCTACTAGTGAAATTGAAAAAATTATTGTTTTTTATAAAGATGGTACGTTTAAAAGTTACACAGAAAAATAA
- the gap gene encoding type I glyceraldehyde-3-phosphate dehydrogenase, translated as MSKLQLGINGFGRIGRIVFRETFNRDNVEVVAINDLLDVDHLAYLLKYDSVHGQFKGKVEVKDGKLYVNDKHIRVTAERDPSLIKWDAVNVDVVAECTGIFTTLETAQSHIKGGAKKVVISAPSADAPMFVMGVNHTKVTANDTIVSNASCTTNCLAPLAKVIHDNFGIVEGLMTTVHATTSTQMTCDGPSKKDWRGGRAASCNIIPSSTGAAKAVGQVIPELNGKLTGMSMRVPTVDVSVVDLTVKVAKETSYDEIMNVLKNASENELKGILGYTEDLVVSQDFVSDTRTSIVDAKAGIGLNSTFFKLVSWYDNEYGYSSKLIDLAVHINSIK; from the coding sequence ATGTCAAAATTACAGTTAGGAATTAACGGTTTCGGTAGAATTGGAAGAATAGTTTTTAGAGAAACATTTAACAGAGATAATGTAGAAGTAGTCGCTATTAATGATTTATTAGATGTAGATCATTTGGCTTATTTATTAAAATATGATTCAGTTCATGGTCAATTTAAAGGTAAAGTTGAAGTTAAAGACGGGAAATTATATGTAAATGATAAACACATTCGTGTTACAGCAGAAAGAGATCCAAGTTTAATTAAATGGGACGCTGTGAATGTTGATGTTGTAGCAGAATGTACGGGTATATTTACTACTTTAGAAACTGCTCAATCACACATTAAAGGTGGCGCTAAAAAAGTAGTTATTTCTGCTCCATCAGCTGACGCACCTATGTTTGTAATGGGTGTAAATCACACTAAAGTAACAGCCAATGATACAATTGTATCAAATGCATCTTGTACAACAAACTGTTTGGCTCCTTTAGCTAAAGTTATACATGATAACTTTGGAATAGTAGAAGGATTAATGACTACTGTTCATGCTACCACTTCAACTCAAATGACTTGTGATGGGCCTTCAAAGAAAGATTGGAGAGGTGGACGTGCAGCTTCATGTAATATTATTCCATCTTCTACGGGTGCAGCTAAAGCAGTGGGTCAAGTTATTCCAGAATTAAATGGTAAACTTACAGGAATGTCAATGCGTGTACCTACTGTAGATGTTTCTGTAGTTGATTTAACTGTTAAAGTTGCTAAAGAAACTTCGTATGATGAAATTATGAATGTATTGAAGAATGCTTCTGAAAATGAATTAAAAGGAATTTTAGGCTATACTGAAGATTTAGTTGTATCTCAAGATTTTGTATCTGATACTAGAACTTCAATAGTTGATGCTAAAGCAGGAATTGGCTTAAATAGTACATTCTTTAAATTAGTTTCTTGGTATGATAATGAATATGGTTATTCATCAAAATTAATTGATTTAGCAGTACATATCAATTCGATTAAATAA